A window of the Phaseolus vulgaris cultivar G19833 chromosome 5, P. vulgaris v2.0, whole genome shotgun sequence genome harbors these coding sequences:
- the LOC137835813 gene encoding protein NLP8-like, with translation MEYPFSSKGREIGDWQSSGTQLVGSTSLDARMSNSISEDMSNSFSELMSFDTYAGLCNSPSISDQILANELPSFASLSYSLPDGFNIVQQNNGQCYMSEVGRNNNDMESSPIYGEKVACQQMDTLLGFLSDANEANNLNSKLKVNGSPQHLNNSVAGNYIMSRPPALSLDERMLRALSFFKESAGGGILAQVWVPIKDGDQLILSTSEQPYLLDQMLAGYREVSRTFTFSAEGKSDCFLGLPGRVFTSKVHEWTSNVGYYSMNEYLRFEHAVNHHVRGSIAFPIFDVHSELSCCAVLEIVTTKEKPDFSREFEIVCRALQLVNLRTVKPLRCLPQCLSNNKKATLTEIVDVLRSVCHAHRLPLALTWLPCCYTEGSRGEATRIIKGGHSTNSGKSILCIEESACYITDRALEGFVRACTEHPLEEGKGIAGKALRSNHPFFCPDVKTYDVSEYPLVHHARKYNLNAAVAIRLRSTYTNNDDYILEFFLPVNMKGGSEQQLLLDNLSGTMQRICSSLRTVSDIELSRIESSQEGFGKKNAPCFSPLSSRNSEVPLENGDCHSVPMMSLKATNARDNEIEPSTHQGRNGTKRQVQKNRSTSEKSVSLSVLQQYFSGSLKDAAKNIGVCPTTLKRICRQHGISRWPSRKINKVNRSLKKIQTVLDSVQGVEGGLKFDPSMGAFVAGGSTIQETDAHKSLLFPEKSIVKDATPITQKSVSVPPAPCSEVENFAFKLDEKLKKTNAFSVGCSEDSKSMAIDDGSCKMERLCIKVQDCPEQACLGSVFPKEQDKWILNKSGLGVENFKSSIRGQSSNSLFGNQMHIGVDGDAGVIEPNHPSSSSLTDSSNGSGSMMHSISSGSQSFKNQNQSNVKSTIVDSGSKLIVKAIYREDTIRFKFDRSAGCFSLYEEVAARFKLQTGSFQLKYLDDEEEWVMLVNDADLQECLEILDDIGTCNVRFLVRDLPLILSSSGSSNCYLGGSS, from the exons ATGGAGTACCCTTTTTCCTCCAAGGGAAGAGAGATTGGGGATTGGCAATCTTCCGGAACTCAGTTGGTGGGATCAACATCGTTAGATGCCAGAATGAGCAATTCAATATCAGAGGATATGTCCAATAGCTTCTCAGAGCTCATGAGCTTTGATACTTATGCTGGTTTATGCAACAGCCCATCCATATCTGATCAGATTTTGGCTAATGAGCTTCCGTCATTTGCTTCATTATCATATTCATTGCCTGATGGATTCAATATAGTCCAACAGAACAATGGGCAATGCTATATGTCAGAAGTTGGCAGAAATAACAATGATATGGAAAGCTCTCCCATTTATGGGGAGAAAGTTGCGTGTCAGCAAATGGACACCCTACTTGGTTTCTTAAGTGATGCAAATGAAGCAAATAACTTGAATTCTAAGCTAAAGGTTAATGGCTCTCCTCAACATCTTAATAACTCTGTCGCAGGTAATTATATAATGTCCAGGCCACCTGCTTTGTCACTCGATGAGAGAATGCTGAGGGCTTTGTCCTTCTTTAAGGAATCAGCTGGAGGGGGAATATTGGCACAAGTTTGGGTGCCCATTAAGGATGGTGATCAATTAATCTTAAGCACGAGTGAACAACCTTATTTGCTAGATCAAATGCTTGCAGGATATCGTGAAGTGTCCAGGACATTTACATTTTCTGCAGAAGGAAAATCTGATTGTTTCCTAGGACTTCCTGGTCGTGTGTTTACCTCCAAAGTTCATGAGTGGACGTCAAATGTTGGTTATTACAGTATGAATGAGTATTTAAGGTTTGAGCATGCAGTTAATCACCATGTTCGTGGATCAATCGCATTTCCCATATTTGACGTGCACTCAGAATTGTCATGTTGTGCTGTACTGGAAATTGTCACTACAAAGGAAAAGCCAGATTTcagcagagaatttgaaattGTTTGCCGTGCACTCCAg CTTGTAAATTTAAGGACTGTCAAGCCTCTTCGATGTCTTCCCCAG TGTCTTTCAAACAACAAAAAGGCTACTTTGACTGAGATAGTTGATGTGTTACGATCTGTCTGTCATGCCCATAGATTACCACTGGCACTGACATGGCTTCCCTGTTGTTACACTGAGGGATCAAGAGGTGAAGCTACAAGGATAATTAAAGGGGGTCATTCAACTAATAGTGGAAAAAGCATACTCTGCATTGAAGAATCTGCTTGCTATATAACTGATAGAGCACTGGAAGGATTTGTTCGTGCATGCACAGAACATCCTCTTGAGGAAGGGAAAGGCATAGCTGGGAAGGCTCTTCGATCAAATCATCCTTTCTTTTGTCCTGATGTGAAGACATACGATGTTAGTGAATATCCACTTGTCCACCATGCACGCAAGTATAATTTGAATGCTGCAGTTGCAATTAGGCTAAGGAGTACTTATACTAATAATGATGATTACATATTGGAATTCTTTCTGCCTGTTAATATGAAAGGGGGTTCAGAGCAGCAACTTTTATTAGACAACCTCTCAGGTACCATGCAGAGAATTTGTAGTAGTTTGAGAACAGTTTCAGATATCGAATTATCAAGAATAGAAAGTTCACAAGAAGGGTTTGGAAAGAAAAATGCCCCCTGTTTTTCTCCTTTGTCAAGTCGAAACTCTGAAGTACCATTAGAAAATGGTGACTGTCATTCTGTCCCAATGATGTCATTGAAGGCAACTAACGCAAGAGACAACGAAATTGAGCCTTCTACTCACCAG GGAAGAAATGGAACAAAAAGACAGGTCCAGAAAAATAGAAGTACTTCAGAGAAGAGTGTTAGCTTGAGTGTTCTCCAACAGTACTTTTCGGGTAGTCTGAAGGATGCTGCAAAAAACATCGGTG TTTGCCCAACAACTCTGAAAAGGATATGCAGGCAACATGGAATTTCAAGGTGGCCATCCCGCAAGATTAATAAAGTGAATCGATCACTGAAGAAGATACAGACTGTGCTCGACTCTGTCCAAGGAGTGGAAGGAGGGTTGAAGTTTGATCCCTCTATGGGGGCATTCGTGGCAGGAGGGTCAACCATCCAGGAAACTGATGCACATAAAAGTCTTCTGTTTCCTGAGAAAAGTATTGTAAAAGACGCCACACCTATTACACAAAAATCAGTCTCAGTACCACCTGCACCTTGTAGTGAAGTTGAGAATTTTGCATTTAAGTTGGACGAAAAGTTGAAGAAAACCAATGCGTTTTCCGTTGGTTGTAGTGAAGATTCAAAATCAATGGCAATTGATGATGGGTCATGCAAAATGGAAAGACTTTGCATCAAGGTGCAGGATTGTCCTGAACAAGCTTGTTTGGGTTCTGTTTTTCCAAAAGAACAGGATAAATGGATTCTGAACAAGAGTGGTTTGGGAGTAGAAAATTTTAAAAGCAGTATTCGTGGCCAGAGTTCAAATTCCTTGTTTGGCAATCAGATGCACATTGGTGTAGATGGAGATGCTGGGGTTATTGAACCTAACCACCCTAGTTCCTCAAGCTTGACAGACTCATCTAATGGCTCTGGTTCAATGATGCATAGCATTTCGTCAGGTTCTCAGAGCTTCAAGAACCAGAATCAGTCCAATGTTAAGTCAACCATCGTTGACAGTGGGTCAAAACTAATTGTCAAAGCTATCTATAGAGAAGACACCATTCGTTTCAAGTTTGATCGATCTGCTGGTTGTTTCAGCTTATATGAAGAAGTTGCAGCAAGATTCAAACTACAAACTGGATCATTCCAGCTAAAATATCTAGATGATGAAGAGGAATGGGTGATGTTGGTGAATGATGCCGATTTGCAAGAGTGTCTAGAAATATTGGATGATATTGGTAcatgcaacgtcaggtttcttgtTCGTGATTTACCTCTCATTTTAAGCAGTTCTGGCAGTAGCAATTGCTACTTGGGAGGCAGCTCATAG
- the LOC137835815 gene encoding peroxisomal membrane protein 13-like: MAHKPQPSGNSPPPKPWEQAGSSSGPVPFKPPSAGNTSEVVEASGTAKPGEIVSGSDRTAAVNRNSLGRPVPTRPWEQNYGNNTYGEYGSTMNYNSGYGSGMYGSSYGGLGGGMYGSSYGGMGGGMYGNSMYRGGYGGMYGSSGMYGGGMYNSGLGGPMGGYGMGGGPYGDQDPNNPFGGPPSPPGFWISVLRVMQGVVNFFGRISILIDQNTQAFHLFMTALLQLFDRSGLLYGELARFVLRLLGIRSKSKKVQPPGPNGQLLPGPYNSSGDVNYIEAPKAAPSGSWDNVWGNDYPQ, translated from the exons ATGGCTCATAAACCACAACCCTCAG GAAATAGTCCTCCACCAAAGCCCTGGGAACAAGCGGGTTCCTCGTCTGGGCCAGTGCCATTTAAACCCCCGTCAGCTGGCAACACGAGTGAGGTAGTTGAGGCTTCTGGGACTGCGAAACCTGGGGAAATTGTTTCTGGTTCTGACAGGACTGCAGCTGTTAACAGGAATTCTCTTGGGAGGCCCGTGCCCACAAGGCCGTGGGAGCAGAATTATGGAAATAACACATATGGAG AATATGGTTCTACAATGAATTATAATTCTGGATATGGATCTGGAATGTATGGATCTTCTTATGGTGGACTAGGAGGAGGAATGTATGGATCTTCTTATGGTGGAATGGGAGGAGGAATGTATGGTAACAGTATGTACAGGGGAGGGTATGGTGGCATGTATGGATCGTCCGGGATGTATGGAGGGGGAATGTATAACAGTGGCCTTGGGGGCCCAATGGGTGGTTATGGCATGGGTGGTGGTCCTTATGGAGATCAAGATCCCAACAATCCATTTGGTGGCCCTCCATCCCCACCTGGATTTTGGATTTCTGTCCTACGTGTG ATGCAAGGTGTGGTTAATTTTTTTGGTCGAATATCAATACTTATAGACCAGAACACGCAGGCTTTCCATCTGTTCATGACTGCACTTCTCCAG CTGTTTGATCGCTCTGGTTTATTGTATGGAGAGCTAGCTAGATTTGTGTTGCGCTTGCTTGGGATTAGAAGTAAGTCCAAGAAGGTTCAGCCACCAGGTCCAAATGGACAGCTTCTGCCTGGACCATACAATTCTTCTGGAGATGTAAATTACATTGAGGCACCAAAGGCTGCTCCAAGTGGTTCATGGGACAATGTTTGGGGAAATGACTACCCTCAATGA